A window from Vigna angularis cultivar LongXiaoDou No.4 chromosome 7, ASM1680809v1, whole genome shotgun sequence encodes these proteins:
- the LOC108336863 gene encoding uncharacterized protein LOC108336863 encodes MSNSDVDHGINIDDDRGLSDDEWESEQLVSGVESDGEDDEEESYGKFVTFTMPKSMADYKWDLGTYFAKKQDLLDAIKTYAVENGRNIRYLKNDKKRIRAKCMGAKGKFPWMAYCAYMNAIHTWQLGTILDNHSCSREHKVKLLNAKWLSKRLEKTVRENSKVKEVEIVEKINRKWNVGVSRSMPYRAKAIASDHVDGSFKEQYKRIYDYANEVLTRNPGSTVKVKVEENEGRNISGGGELLTALGRDTNDQKLPIAYVIVEVENKDAWKWFMKLLVEDLGGEPVHHVHSYQINKSWSAEKLFEVRHVSQVGDKFVVDIDK; translated from the exons ATGTCTAATAGTGATGTTGATCATGGCATAAATATTGATGATGATAGAGGTTTGTCCGATGATGAATGGGAATCCGAACAATTAGTTAGTGGAGTAGAAAGtgatggagaagatgatgaagaagagagTTATGGCAAGTTTGTAACATTTACTATGCCTAAATCAATGGCGGATTACAAGTGGGATTTGGGCACTTATTTTGCTAAGAAGCAAGATTTGTTGGATGCCATAAAAACCTATGCAGTAGAAAATGGTAGAAATATAAGATAtcttaaaaatgataaaaagagaaTTAGGGCAAAATGTATGGGTGCTAAAGGAAAGTTCCCATGGATGGCATATTGTGCTTATATGAATGCAATACATACGTGGCAATTAGGGACTATTCTTGACAACCACAGTTGTAGTAGAGAGCACAAAGTCAAATTACTTAATGCAAAATGGTTGAGTAAGAGGTTGGAGAAAACTGTTAGAGAAAATTCCAAAGTTAAGGAAGTGGAAATTGTTGAAAAGATAAATAGAAAGTGGAATGTAGGTGTATCTAGATCCATGCCTTATAGGGCAAAAGCCATTGCTTCAGACCATGTTGATGGGTCTTTCAAAGAGCAATATAAAAGGATCTATGATTATGCGAATGAGGTCCTAACTCGCAATCCTGGATCCACAGTGAAGGTGAAAGTTGAAGAAAATGAGGGTAGAAATATATCAGGAG GTGGTGAATTGTTAACTGCTTTGGGAAGAGACACAAACGACCAAAAGCTACCTATTGCATATGTCATTGTGGAAGTAGAGAACAAGGACGCGTGGAAATGGTTTATGAAACTTCTGGTTGAAGACCTCGGTGGGGAGCCAGTGCATCATGTACATTCATATCAGATCAACAAAAG